Proteins from one Sphaeramia orbicularis chromosome 17, fSphaOr1.1, whole genome shotgun sequence genomic window:
- the LOC115437791 gene encoding protein THEM6-like, whose translation MLLLVLGALLLLFCSLDVWYFLRGAQVFFEAWFQPRIWDILAEQSIDGMVLPHDLDYMGHMNNSRYLRECDFARFHHYMRNGLFMASRKLGAKMVVGASTIRYRRSLAFREAFEIRTKVVGWDEKAFYLEQRFVSKRDGFVSAVMLCRQNVVHCSPDRIIEFVCKRKIECPAFPEDLKHWISFISASSQALRAESGLEEKNK comes from the exons ATGCTGCTGCTGGTGCTTGGtgccctcctcctgctcttctgcAGTCTGGATGTGTGGTACTTCCTGCGGGGGGCCCAGGTTTTTTTCGAGGCGTGGTTTCAACCCAGAATATGGGACATTTTAGCCGAGCAAAGCATCGATGGCATGGTCCTTCCCCATGATTTGGACTACATGGGTCACATGAACAACTCCCGATACCTCAGGGAGTGTGACTTTGCCCGCTTCCATCATTACATGCGAAACGGGCTGTTCATGGCTTCACGTAAACTGGGGGCCAAAATGGTAGTAGGGGCCTCCACTATTCGTTATCGCCGCTCTTTGGCCTTCCGGGAGGCCTTTGAGATTCGGACCAAAGTTGTGGGATGGGATGAGAAGGCCTTTTACTTGGAGCAGCGCTTTGTATCCAAAAGGGATGGCTTTGTCTCTGCAGTGATGCTCTGCAGGCAGAATGTGGTACACTGCAGCCCAGATAGGATCATTGAGTTTGTCTGCAAGAGAAAG ATTGAATGCCCTGCGTTTCCTGAGGACCTTAAACACTGGATCAGCTTCATTTCAGCCAGCAGCCAAGCCCTGAGAGCAGAGAGTGGACTGGAAGAGAAGAACAAGTGA
- the LOC115437981 gene encoding protein THEM6-like, translating to MWWVLWVLAALLALFCCLDVWYFLRVPLVIIQAWFQPPVWDITAEQTLTGRVTLHDIDMCHMNNARYLRECDFARFSLYTRNGVFKAARALGASMVVGATTIRYRRALCIGEGYELRSRIVTWDDKAFYLEQRFVSTKDGLVCAVMYCKQSVVRGSPDKIMQHLCKRKVECPEFPEDLQHWVNFISASSQALRAESGLEEKNK from the exons ATGTGGTGGGTCCTGTGGGTGCTCGCCGCCTTGCTGGCTCTATTCTGCTGCCTGGATGTGTGGTACTTCCTGCGCGTCCCACTGGTGATTATCCAGGCCTGGTTCCAGCCTCCGGTTTGGGATATCACTGCAGAGCAGACCCTGACAGGCCGGGTCACCCTTCATGACATCGACATGTGCCACATGAACAATGCTCGGTATCTCAGGGAGTGTGACTTTGCCCGCTTCTCTCTCTACACTCGTAATGGGGTTTTCAAGGCTGCGCGAGCCCTCGGAGCTTCCATGGTAGTTGGAGCTACCACCATCCGCTACCGCAGAGCTTTGTGCATTGGTGAAGGCTACGAGCTCCGGAGTCGGATTGTCACTTGGGATGATAAAGCCTTTTACCTGGAGCAGAGATTTGTTTCAACTAAAGATGGGCTGGTGTGTGCTGTTATGTACTGCAAGCAGAGCGTCGTACGAGGCAGCCCGGATAAGATCATGCAGCACCTGTGCAAGAGGAAG GTCGAGTGTCCTGAGTTTCCAGAGGACCTTCAGCACTGGGTCAACTTCATCTCAGCCAGCAGCCAGGCTCTCAGGGCTGAAAGTGGACTGGAGGAGAAGAACAAATAA
- the LOC115437700 gene encoding von Willebrand factor C domain-containing protein 2-like translates to MKLTQVMAQGFSERLFLERRLRTAVLALLLCAQAGFSFSVAGQHESTCEANGSIYYVGEWYFLDSDHCTQCECTAEGSACARTECTSLPAACIHVSHYPTDCCPRCEKIGCEYRGVVYELGQNFQPSECEQCTCDTDGIARCLVADCAPPPCVNPVYQPGKCCPECREGPNCYVDSSRSQVIPAGDPVWVDSCTKCRCHDGQDAGYWEGNRLATCSRLKNCTPEQSSIQQN, encoded by the exons ATGAAACTTACACAAGTCATGGCTCAAGGTTTCAGTGAGCGCCTTTTCCTGGAGCGCAGATTACGCACGGCTGTTTTGGCACTGCTGCTTTGCGCACAGGCAGGATTTAGTTTCTCTGTTGCCGGACAGCATGAGAGCACCTGTGAGGCCAACGGTAGTATATACTACGTGGGTGAATGGTATTTTCTGGACTCTGATCACTGTACCCAATGTGAGTGTACCGCTGAAGGCTCTGCGTGTGCCCGCACTGAGTGCACTTCCCTCCCGGCTGCATGCATCCATGTCAGCCACTACCCCACCGACTGCTGCCCCAGGTGTGAGAAGATAGGCTGTGAGTACCGAGGGGTGGTGTACGAACTCGGACAAAACTTCCAG cCATCAGAGTGTGAGCAGTGTACCTGTGACACTGATGGCATCGCTCGCTGTCTGGTTGCAGATTGCGCCCCTCCTCCATGTGTCAACCCTGTCTACCAGCCAGGAAAATGCTGTCCTGAGTGCAGGGAGG gtCCAAACTGCTACGTTGATTCTTCCCGCAGTCAGGTGATTCCAGCGGGAGATCCCGTCTGGGTCGACTCCTGCACCAAGTGTCGTTGCCATGACGGCCAGGATGCAGGCTACTGGGAGGGAAACCGTCTCGCCACCTGTTCCCGTCTAAAAAACTGCACACCGGAACAATCGTCCATCCAGCAGAACTGA